The stretch of DNA CGCGCTCCTCGGCGCGGCCGGCCTGGGGGATCTGGGAAGGCACTTCCCGGACACCGACAGCGCCCACTCCGGGCGCGACAGCCGGGAGTTCGTGCGCGAGGTGGCGGAGCAGCTGACCGAAGCGGGCTGGGAGGTGGGCAACGTGGACGCCACGGTGGTTGCCCAGCGTCCCAAGCTCGGACCGCACGTGGCCCGGATGGAGGCCAACCTTGCCCAGGACCTCGGCGTGGAGGTGCCCCGCGTCAACGTCAAGGCCACCACCACCGAGCACCTCGGATGGACCGGACGCGGCGAGGGTATCGCCGCCATGGCCGTGGTACTGCTGGGGCCCGCCGAGTAGGCGGATGAACAGCCAAGCGCGTGAAGAACGGGTTGGCGCTTTTTCTACTTCTTTCGTGAGCTGCCGTGACCATATCCCCCGAACCTGAATCCCTGCCCCACGACCCATGGCCCGTTGCCCATGCCCGATTTCGCCCCGAAGGGCGCTTCCGCCTGGAGGCCGAGGACTTTCGGGTCACGGAGATCCTCCCCTTCGAGGCGGAGGGGTACGGCCACCACTTCCTGCTGCGAATCCGCAAGGTCGGGGTTAACACGGACCGGGTGGCCCAGGATCTGGCGCGCTTGGCCGGCTGCCGTGCCAGGGACGTGGGCTACGCCGGCCTGAAGGACCGCAAGGCGGTGGCCGTCCAGCATTTCTCCGTGCCCGCCGCCGGGGTGGAGGGTGACCCGGGGCGGTGGTCCGGAGAGAGCTGGATGGTGGAGCGGGTCGATCGCGCCCGCAAGAAGCTCAAGCGGGGGGCTCTCGAGGGCAATGCGTTCCGGCTGCGGCTGCACCTTTCCGAGGAGGACGCCGAGGTTGCCGCGGCCCGGTTCGAGGAGCTCCTGGCGGCGGGTGTGCCCAATTATTTCGGCCCGCAGCGTTTCGGTCGGGAGGGCGGCAACCTGGTCGGAGCGCGGCAGCTATTCGGGGGAACGGCCAGGCCCAACCGGGGACTGCGGGGGATCTATCTTTCCGCGGCCCGGAGCTACCTGTTCAACCGGGTGGCCGCCACCCGGGTGGTGGATGGGACCTGGGATCGGCTGCGGGAGGGGGAGTATGCCGTTTTTCCGGACGTGAACAGCGGCTTCGTGGTGAGCGATCCAGAGCGGGAAGCCCCCCGGGTGGCCTCCGGCGACC from Thiohalorhabdus sp. Cl-TMA encodes:
- the ispF gene encoding 2-C-methyl-D-erythritol 2,4-cyclodiphosphate synthase translates to MRVGQGFDAHALVADRPLVLGGVRIPNDLGLAGHSDADVLLHAVCDALLGAAGLGDLGRHFPDTDSAHSGRDSREFVREVAEQLTEAGWEVGNVDATVVAQRPKLGPHVARMEANLAQDLGVEVPRVNVKATTTEHLGWTGRGEGIAAMAVVLLGPAE
- the truD gene encoding tRNA pseudouridine(13) synthase TruD encodes the protein MTISPEPESLPHDPWPVAHARFRPEGRFRLEAEDFRVTEILPFEAEGYGHHFLLRIRKVGVNTDRVAQDLARLAGCRARDVGYAGLKDRKAVAVQHFSVPAAGVEGDPGRWSGESWMVERVDRARKKLKRGALEGNAFRLRLHLSEEDAEVAAARFEELLAAGVPNYFGPQRFGREGGNLVGARQLFGGTARPNRGLRGIYLSAARSYLFNRVAATRVVDGTWDRLREGEYAVFPDVNSGFVVSDPEREAPRVASGDLHPSGPLPGLDGAGPKGEAAELEGRILAEETALVEGIRDQKVEAHRRALRVLPRDGLAEADSRGLWIAFRLPAGSFATSVVRELVRPITS